In Bacteroidota bacterium, a genomic segment contains:
- a CDS encoding YajQ family cyclic di-GMP-binding protein produces MPSFDIVSKIDAQTLDNAINSARKEIIGRFDFKGTKSTIDLDKKNLVLTILTEDEMRLEAIIDVIRMRMIKQQLDPRSLDEGKEHAASGSMIRKEVTVRQGVDKDTSRKLIKDIKDSKLKVQAQQMDDMVRVTAKKIDDLQQVIALVRKGEYDLPFQFVNMK; encoded by the coding sequence ATGCCCAGTTTCGACATTGTAAGTAAAATAGATGCGCAAACACTTGATAACGCCATCAACAGCGCACGTAAGGAAATCATCGGCCGTTTCGATTTCAAAGGCACAAAAAGTACCATTGATCTCGACAAGAAGAATCTGGTGCTTACCATTCTTACCGAAGACGAAATGCGCCTTGAAGCCATTATTGATGTGATCCGCATGCGCATGATCAAACAGCAGCTCGATCCGCGCAGCCTCGACGAAGGCAAGGAACACGCCGCATCGGGCAGCATGATACGCAAAGAAGTAACTGTACGGCAGGGTGTAGATAAAGACACTTCCCGCAAACTCATTAAAGACATCAAAGATTCAAAACTGAAAGTGCAGGCGCAGCAAATGGATGATATGGTGCGTGTAACCGCCAAGAAGATCGACGATCTTCAGCAGGTAATTGCACTGGTTCGTAAAGGTGAATATGATTTACCTTTTCAGTTTGTGAATATGAAGTAG
- the asnB gene encoding asparagine synthase (glutamine-hydrolyzing) — MCGITGIVNLSSRPLHLTEAAQAMNTAIAHRGPDGEGFLAVDEHGNTTALSGLHTPQALCNMPHPHSPHQNIAAFHSSPRFVFGHRRLAIIDISAAGHQPLCTADKQLWITYNGELYNYIELRAELESNGVHFHTHTDTEVVLEAYRAWGENCLTRFNGMFAFVLWNRATHQLFAARDRFGVKPFYYYHDAEVFCFASEQKALRKNPFVKTALHMEAVADYFAGSEIEYQPESFFANILELFPGCALSINLQSNEVKQWAWYSLTINQRFVNPAPERFAAHVELVRERLYEAIRLRMRADVPVGACLSGGIDSSAIAGIMADVVRNHGNVNVGERMKLFTAVFDDARIDERRWAQEVVARTQAEWHTVQPQPQELLADLEELIYSQDVPIWSTSTYAQHRVMKLAAQNGIRVLLDGQGGDELFAGYHPYFRAFWRELLGNGEWGTLRSEMNAFDGPALKFMLREQLKQRTFPALPAALRKKLMLRAYPEFSYLNPELIDSYVRRRNTRTPQTLNEMLRGEFVNTRLKGYLKCEDRCSMWHSVESRTPFADDHLLIETVFALPGSMKIHQGYTKALLREAAAPWLPEAIRTRRDKMGYVTPNNKWITQLRNEFRPYFEQNFDGIFNKERLLKEYDQLFSPQGDTDTGRVFKFIAFAVWRKVHNM, encoded by the coding sequence ATGTGCGGCATTACAGGCATTGTTAATCTTTCTTCACGCCCACTGCATCTTACCGAAGCAGCGCAGGCCATGAATACCGCCATTGCTCACCGCGGGCCAGATGGCGAAGGATTTCTGGCGGTTGATGAACACGGTAATACCACGGCACTCAGCGGCCTTCATACACCACAGGCCTTGTGCAACATGCCCCACCCCCACAGTCCGCACCAAAACATTGCTGCCTTTCACTCATCGCCGCGCTTTGTGTTCGGGCATCGACGGCTTGCCATTATCGACATCAGCGCTGCCGGGCATCAGCCGCTTTGTACGGCCGACAAACAGTTGTGGATTACCTACAACGGCGAACTCTACAACTACATTGAACTCCGCGCCGAACTCGAAAGCAACGGCGTACACTTTCATACGCATACCGACACTGAAGTGGTGCTCGAAGCCTACCGCGCCTGGGGCGAAAACTGCCTGACACGTTTCAACGGTATGTTTGCCTTTGTGCTTTGGAACCGTGCAACACACCAACTCTTTGCCGCGCGCGACCGCTTTGGCGTAAAGCCGTTTTACTATTACCACGATGCGGAGGTGTTTTGCTTTGCTTCCGAGCAGAAAGCACTGCGCAAAAATCCGTTTGTAAAAACGGCGCTTCACATGGAAGCAGTTGCCGATTATTTTGCCGGCAGCGAAATTGAATACCAGCCTGAAAGCTTTTTTGCCAATATTCTTGAACTTTTTCCGGGCTGTGCGCTCAGCATTAATTTGCAAAGCAATGAAGTAAAGCAATGGGCCTGGTACAGCCTCACCATTAACCAGCGGTTTGTCAACCCTGCGCCCGAACGCTTTGCGGCGCATGTGGAACTGGTGCGCGAGCGTTTGTATGAAGCCATACGCCTGCGCATGCGCGCCGATGTGCCCGTGGGCGCCTGTCTGAGCGGCGGTATCGACAGTTCGGCTATTGCGGGCATTATGGCCGATGTGGTGCGCAACCACGGCAATGTAAATGTGGGCGAACGCATGAAACTGTTTACAGCTGTGTTTGATGATGCACGCATCGACGAACGCCGCTGGGCGCAGGAAGTAGTGGCGCGCACACAGGCCGAATGGCACACCGTGCAGCCCCAGCCGCAGGAATTACTGGCCGATCTGGAAGAACTCATTTACAGCCAGGATGTGCCCATCTGGAGCACCAGCACCTATGCGCAGCATCGTGTGATGAAACTGGCAGCGCAAAACGGCATACGTGTACTGCTCGACGGGCAGGGCGGCGACGAATTGTTTGCCGGCTATCATCCTTACTTCCGTGCATTCTGGCGCGAACTGCTGGGTAATGGCGAATGGGGCACGCTGCGCAGTGAAATGAACGCATTTGACGGCCCCGCGCTGAAATTCATGCTGCGCGAACAGCTGAAACAACGCACCTTTCCCGCACTCCCGGCCGCACTACGCAAAAAACTCATGCTGCGCGCATACCCCGAATTCAGCTACCTCAATCCGGAACTGATTGACAGCTATGTGCGGCGCCGCAATACGCGTACGCCGCAAACGCTTAACGAAATGCTGCGCGGCGAGTTTGTAAACACGCGGCTGAAAGGATACCTCAAATGCGAAGACCGCTGCTCCATGTGGCATTCGGTTGAATCGCGCACGCCTTTTGCCGACGATCATTTGCTTATTGAAACCGTGTTTGCGCTGCCCGGCAGCATGAAAATACACCAGGGCTACACCAAAGCCCTGCTGCGCGAAGCCGCCGCCCCCTGGCTGCCCGAGGCTATACGCACGCGACGCGATAAAATGGGCTATGTGACGCCAAACAATAAATGGATAACTCAACTCCGAAACGAATTCAGACCCTATTTTGAACAGAATTTCGACGGAATTTTCAATAAAGAACGCCTGCTTAAAGAATACGACCAGCTGTTTAGTCCGCAGGGGGATACAGATACCGGCAGGGTGTTCAAATTTATTGCCTTTGCCGTGTGGCGTAAAGTGCATAATATGTAA
- a CDS encoding Crp/Fnr family transcriptional regulator produces the protein MYTKAYSLFSADQQLADELRKLGTSRVFKHGETLTGTGSYIRSIPIVLSGRIKVTQRDEEGRDRFLYHIMPGESCVTMFSGGLGGMSMVTTTADEESEVLLVPIEKARELAQQFPQFTDFIFMLYNKRFEDLLQQLQELTTQPMAVRLINLLRRHEYNKGGEIRITHQQLADELGSAREVISRTLKQLEKSGVVELGRNRIKLTGKNPDTV, from the coding sequence ATGTACACCAAAGCCTATTCGTTATTTTCTGCCGATCAGCAACTGGCTGATGAATTGCGTAAGCTGGGCACATCGCGTGTGTTTAAACACGGCGAAACACTTACCGGCACAGGCAGCTACATACGCAGTATTCCGATTGTACTTAGCGGACGTATTAAAGTAACGCAGCGCGATGAAGAAGGACGCGACCGGTTTCTGTATCATATCATGCCGGGAGAGAGTTGTGTAACCATGTTTTCGGGCGGATTGGGCGGCATGAGTATGGTTACCACCACAGCCGATGAAGAATCGGAAGTGTTGCTGGTGCCCATTGAAAAGGCGCGAGAACTTGCGCAGCAGTTTCCGCAGTTTACCGATTTCATCTTCATGCTTTACAACAAACGCTTTGAAGATTTACTGCAACAGCTGCAGGAACTAACCACGCAGCCCATGGCCGTAAGGCTTATCAACTTGCTGCGCCGCCACGAATACAACAAAGGCGGCGAAATACGCATCACCCACCAGCAACTGGCTGATGAACTTGGCTCGGCACGTGAAGTGATCTCACGCACACTCAAGCAACTCGAAAAAAGCGGTGTGGTGGAACTTGGCCGCAACAGAATTAAGCTTACCGGCAAAAATCCCGATACTGTGTAA
- the trxA gene encoding thioredoxin — MSRFQELINSGKPVLVDFFATWCGPCKAQAPILEQLAERVGDTAHILKVDVDNNPQAASIYGVRAVPTLLLFQNGKVVWRHSGVMGAAELEQLIRSHT; from the coding sequence ATGTCGCGCTTTCAGGAACTGATCAATTCGGGAAAACCCGTACTGGTTGATTTTTTCGCCACCTGGTGCGGTCCGTGCAAAGCACAGGCGCCAATTCTGGAACAACTGGCCGAACGTGTGGGCGATACGGCGCATATTCTGAAAGTGGATGTGGATAATAATCCGCAGGCTGCTTCTATATATGGTGTGCGTGCTGTGCCCACGCTCCTGCTGTTTCAAAATGGCAAGGTGGTTTGGCGGCACAGCGGCGTAATGGGCGCAGCTGAGCTCGAACAGCTTATCCGTTCGCACACTTAA
- a CDS encoding rhodanese-like domain-containing protein, with product MLGILKNLFGNGGGIPEEVLTNPKLTIVDVRTPGEYKGGHIKGSINIPLDQLEKNLGKLKGKEPIVLCCASGMRSGSAHRVMSSKGFTNVYNGGGWSSLRSQLGK from the coding sequence ATGTTAGGCATACTTAAAAACCTGTTTGGCAACGGAGGGGGAATTCCCGAAGAAGTACTTACAAATCCGAAACTGACCATTGTGGACGTGCGCACACCGGGCGAATACAAAGGCGGACATATTAAAGGCTCTATCAATATTCCGCTTGATCAGCTGGAAAAAAATCTGGGAAAGCTCAAGGGTAAAGAGCCTATTGTACTCTGCTGTGCTTCCGGCATGCGCAGTGGCAGTGCACACCGTGTAATGAGCAGCAAAGGCTTTACCAATGTATATAACGGCGGCGGCTGGTCGTCGCTCAGATCTCAACTCGGAAAATAA